One window of the Trypanosoma brucei gambiense DAL972 chromosome 5, complete sequence genome contains the following:
- a CDS encoding protein kinase, putative, whose product MSHVPFRMERLMDRLYATDEILDFVGRGTYASVFKGVSLVDGDKVSKGSPVALKVFEKRGLSLDRMCQDIVREVEILRHLNHPNCLQFIDCFQTEYHIVIVTNFVDGKELYKTLRDGTMTEAQVRSVARQLLEVVNYLHSQVRVVHRDIKPENVLVTSTEDGGFHLTLVDFGLARTLSKGRRCVGDRLLGGNVWQLSPAPSAAPADSLESSYTDSPLIATPCGTINYAAPETVRSLVQSGHLATTAELMPRMDMFAVGTILYVMFCRKLPFQNRGNKVQLVKVMEVGPLFEEPEWRNVPPEAVDIIRLLLSFDPGQRPKASDVLQSAWFLKKNETGGVADFLPMTSQCEEG is encoded by the coding sequence ATGTCGCACGTTCCCTTTCGCATGGAACGTCTTATGGACCGCCTGTATGCGACGGACGAAATTTTAGACTTTGTGGGGCGAGGAACGTATGCGTCGGTGTTCAAGGGTGTGAGCCTCGTAGATGGTGATAAAGTGAGCAAGGGGAGCCCTGTTGCCCTCAAGGTGTTTGAAAAACGAGGTCTCTCGTTGGACAGAATGTGTCAAGATATTGTTAGAGAGGTGGAGATTCTGCGTCATCTGAACCACCCTAATTGCTTGCAATTTATTGATTGCTTTCAAACCGAATATCATATTGTGATCGTGACAAACTTCGTTGACGGAAAGGAACTCTACAAGACACTGCGTGACGGCACCATGACGGAGGCGCAGGTGCGGTCAGTTGCACGACAGTTGTTGGAGGTCGTTAACTATTTGCATAGCCAGGTTCGCGTTGTACACCGCGATATCAAACCTGAGAACGTACTTGTAACATCCACAGAAGATGGTGGATTCCACTTGACTCTTGTTGACTTTGGTCTCGCACGCACGCTGTCGAAGGGGCGGCGTTGTGTTGGTGATCGTCTTTTGGGCGGGAACGTGTGGCAATTGTCCCCAGCTCCCTCGGCTGCGCCAGCGGACTCGCTTGAGTCGTCGTACACCGACAGTCCTCTTATCGCCACACCGTGCGGGACCATTAACTATGCGGCCCCCGAGACGGTGCGCAGCCTCGTGCAAAGCGGCCATCTGGCAACCACCGCTGAGTTAATGCCACGAATGGATATGTTTGCCGTGGGGACCATATTGTACGTGATGTTCTGCAGGAAGCTGCCTTTTCAAAACAGGGGAAATAAGGTACAATTGGTGAAAGTGATGGAGGTCGGGCCGTTATTTGAGGAGCCGGAATGGAGGAATGTGCCACCTGAGGCTGTAGATATCATTCGGCTATTGTTGAGTTTTGACCCAGGTCAGCGGCCTAAAGCAAGTGATGTGCTGCAATCTGCGTGGttcctaaaaaaaaatgagacgGGTGGAGTGGCTGATTTCTTACCAATGACGAGCCAATGTGAAGAGGGATAG
- a CDS encoding dynein light chain, putative — protein sequence MSKHHEFNINADMTKEMQEEARNLVIQAFETESLENGVASFVKREFQKKYKGIWHCVVGKNFGSFVTHEMKGYIYMTWGPLSILLWKTVT from the coding sequence ATGTCTAAGCACCATGAATTCAACATTAACGCTGATATGACGAAAGAGATGCAGGAGGAGGCGCGTAACCTTGTCATTCAGGCCTTTGAAACGGAATCGCTGGAGAATGGCGTGGCCTCTTTCGTGAAGCGGGAATTCCAAAAGAAATACAAGGGTATTTGGCATTGTGTCGTTGGCAAGAACTTTGGGTCCTTTGTGACTCATGAGATGAAGGGGTACATATACATGACCTGGGGCCCGTTGTCCATCCTTTTGTGGAAGACAGTGACGTAA